A single genomic interval of Alteromonas sp. CI.11.F.A3 harbors:
- a CDS encoding DUF1206 domain-containing protein has translation MRDTSNWLSAIASAGYSAKTIMYSMLGLFILSSVITAADREKATQENVFVTLKSQPFGQVLLGILIAGLVSYALWRWLQSILNTESLDMTKAKDVIMRVFLFVSGIFYFGAAFLGAKVLIGSNSGSSSSGSGGSKGEQVSHQLLQYQWGTYLVAAIGAGVLIFAFMQFKHAYKTDFLKKFEQAKLTGHKRKTTKVVGRLGYFSRGVVYLLVGSFFVISAIKNDPSEAGGLQQALQTLTQQTFGLYMLAAVGVGFIMFGIYCGFEARYRRT, from the coding sequence GTGCGCGATACATCAAACTGGCTTTCAGCCATTGCTAGCGCAGGTTACAGCGCCAAAACCATCATGTACTCCATGCTTGGTCTCTTTATCCTTTCATCGGTAATTACTGCCGCAGACCGTGAAAAAGCGACACAAGAAAACGTGTTTGTCACACTCAAATCCCAGCCATTTGGGCAAGTACTTCTAGGTATTTTAATCGCAGGGTTAGTGAGCTACGCCTTGTGGCGATGGCTTCAAAGTATTTTAAACACCGAATCGCTAGATATGACAAAAGCCAAAGACGTTATCATGCGCGTGTTTTTGTTTGTATCGGGTATATTCTATTTTGGTGCTGCATTTTTAGGTGCAAAAGTGCTTATTGGTAGCAACTCTGGCAGTAGTTCAAGTGGTAGCGGTGGCTCCAAAGGGGAACAGGTAAGCCATCAACTTCTGCAGTATCAATGGGGAACCTATTTGGTTGCGGCTATTGGTGCAGGTGTACTTATATTTGCTTTTATGCAGTTCAAACACGCTTACAAAACAGATTTTCTCAAAAAGTTTGAACAAGCAAAGCTAACGGGTCATAAACGAAAAACTACCAAAGTGGTTGGCAGACTAGGCTATTTTTCCCGAGGTGTGGTGTATCTTCTGGTGGGCAGTTTCTTTGTTATATCGGCGATAAAAAATGACCCTTCTGAAGCGGGAGGGCTGCAACAAGCACTACAAACTCTTACCCAGCAAACGTTTGGGCTTTATATGTTAGCTGCCGTGGGCGTGGGGTTTATCATGTTTGGTATTTATTGTGGGTTTGAAGCTAGGTATCGTCGAACCTAG
- a CDS encoding DUF6482 family protein, which produces MHKFLFTQIEGKPLNIDYLEVQSYEMNVYLVYLTVGDKSGMVYDKQDRPMRFFSTGQIREVFSHCSVQQAVMKHDSPYDEMIGNPPKSAEQMALPFSMQLPY; this is translated from the coding sequence ATGCACAAGTTTCTATTTACCCAGATTGAAGGTAAGCCTTTAAACATCGATTATCTTGAAGTTCAGTCGTATGAAATGAACGTTTATTTGGTCTACCTAACCGTAGGAGACAAAAGCGGCATGGTGTATGACAAGCAAGACCGGCCTATGCGCTTTTTCAGTACCGGCCAAATTCGAGAAGTGTTTTCTCACTGTAGCGTGCAGCAAGCCGTTATGAAACACGACTCCCCCTATGACGAAATGATTGGTAACCCACCTAAAAGCGCAGAACAAATGGCGTTGCCATTTAGCATGCAGTTACCTTATTAG
- the tusA gene encoding sulfurtransferase TusA, with the protein MASEFQQAFDEATTHLDALGLRCPEPVMMVRLQIRKLEDGQTLSVTADDPSTARDVPSFCRFMDHTLVASQTDVMPYQYVIKKGL; encoded by the coding sequence ATGGCATCTGAATTTCAACAAGCTTTTGATGAAGCTACAACGCATTTAGATGCGTTGGGGCTTCGTTGCCCAGAACCCGTGATGATGGTGCGTTTGCAAATACGCAAGTTGGAAGACGGTCAAACGTTGTCGGTTACGGCAGATGACCCTTCAACGGCACGTGATGTACCGAGCTTTTGTCGATTTATGGATCATACTCTGGTGGCATCACAAACCGATGTAATGCCTTATCAATACGTGATCAAAAAGGGGTTGTAG
- a CDS encoding DUF6702 family protein has translation MTTKVMPFQLSAKNHKQGLTALLVAVFLCTGLFSTWANAHQVKAAITTVLFNPRTQNIEVMHRFNLHDAEHAVKVLFDKHADIMEEEETQQAFADYVSNHFALLNGEEKSLDLGLVGFELDGNHFWVYQETAQPPALDGLMIRHDALRDLWPTQVNTLNVEGNGPLKTLTFTDNVTLLEVEFNGDHH, from the coding sequence ATGACAACTAAGGTTATGCCTTTTCAGTTATCTGCAAAAAACCATAAGCAGGGCCTAACGGCGCTGCTTGTGGCCGTTTTCTTATGTACTGGCTTATTCAGTACTTGGGCTAACGCGCATCAAGTTAAAGCCGCTATTACTACCGTGTTGTTCAACCCTCGAACGCAAAACATTGAGGTCATGCATCGCTTTAACCTGCACGATGCCGAGCACGCTGTAAAAGTACTGTTTGATAAGCACGCCGATATTATGGAAGAAGAGGAAACCCAGCAAGCGTTCGCTGATTACGTAAGCAACCACTTTGCGTTGTTAAACGGTGAGGAAAAATCATTAGATTTAGGTTTAGTAGGTTTTGAGTTAGATGGTAATCACTTTTGGGTGTACCAAGAAACCGCTCAACCGCCAGCGTTAGATGGTTTGATGATTCGTCACGATGCGTTACGTGATTTGTGGCCAACGCAAGTTAATACGTTAAATGTAGAAGGAAATGGGCCTTTAAAAACCCTTACTTTTACCGATAACGTGACCTTGCTGGAAGTGGAGTTTAACGGCGACCATCATTAA
- a CDS encoding DUF3014 domain-containing protein: MSESSEKRTLGPHFLIIGIIIVVILALVFWPSKEDEPVAPEPEVVQPDVEAPVEEVPDVFETKPAPPPLELEEPDEVPPMPEPVEPDPEPLDVSDPAIKSSLVDISTATDDSVNRMIVNEGLLQRFVVSVTNLANDEMAPNHQLLAPPEQTFRVYSQAGKQWIDAASYKRYTPYVNMLESFESEALLGMYDIYKGDIQDKYAEIGDSNKNFNEVVLDAIDQLLDTPEVPVPVEVYTDSVTYKYIDPRLENLNEPQKQLLRTGPDNMRRIKAKLREIKVLLEENGSN, translated from the coding sequence ATGAGCGAATCGTCAGAAAAGCGTACGTTAGGTCCCCATTTTCTTATTATCGGGATAATAATTGTAGTCATCTTGGCTCTTGTGTTTTGGCCTTCGAAAGAAGATGAGCCCGTCGCTCCTGAACCAGAGGTTGTTCAACCAGACGTAGAAGCGCCGGTTGAAGAAGTACCCGACGTTTTTGAAACGAAGCCAGCTCCGCCACCTTTAGAGCTTGAAGAGCCTGATGAAGTCCCGCCAATGCCGGAGCCGGTAGAGCCAGATCCTGAACCATTAGATGTAAGCGACCCAGCCATTAAATCATCACTAGTGGATATTTCTACCGCCACTGACGACAGCGTTAACCGCATGATTGTGAATGAAGGTTTATTGCAACGTTTTGTAGTGTCGGTGACTAACCTAGCGAATGATGAAATGGCGCCCAATCATCAGTTGCTAGCGCCGCCTGAACAAACGTTTCGCGTTTATTCGCAGGCAGGTAAGCAGTGGATTGATGCCGCGAGCTACAAACGTTATACACCTTATGTAAACATGCTTGAGTCTTTTGAAAGCGAAGCTTTACTTGGTATGTACGATATTTACAAAGGCGATATTCAAGATAAATACGCTGAAATTGGCGACTCGAATAAAAACTTCAATGAAGTTGTACTAGATGCTATCGATCAGTTACTCGATACACCTGAAGTACCAGTACCGGTTGAAGTTTACACCGATTCAGTCACCTATAAATACATCGATCCTCGCTTAGAAAACCTAAACGAGCCGCAAAAGCAGTTGCTTCGTACAGGCCCAGATAATATGCGCCGTATTAAAGCGAAGTTGCGTGAAATTAAAGTGTTGCTTGAAGAAAATGGATCTAACTAG
- a CDS encoding amidohydrolase family protein, with protein sequence MKKTLTSFAISLGLATLGTVALSAPALSATLVHAGKAFTGTSDKLKSEVTIIIDGNKIASVESGYKTPSASDTVIDLKHATVMPGLMDMHVHLSSQHGGPQTYLERFSLNEADYALKAANYAEITLDAGFTTVRNLGDGYHETVSLRNAISKGYATGPRIFTVGKSIATTGGHADPSNGLSHLLRPDVGPKQGVVNGEVEAREAVRSRYQDGADLIKITATGGVLSVAKSGQNPQFMTDELEAIVETAKDYGMTVAVHAHGKEGMKRAIIAGVDSIEHGTYMDDEVRDLMKQKGTYYVPTILAGKFVADKAKIDGYFPELVRPKAAAIGPLIQNTFEKAHKAGVKIAFGTDSGVSAHGDNAQEFSLMVEAGMSEADAILSATANSAALLGVSDTLGTLEAGKLADLVAVVGNPLENISLLESVSFVMKDGKIYKQ encoded by the coding sequence ATGAAAAAGACACTGACTTCATTCGCTATTTCCTTAGGATTAGCAACGCTAGGCACAGTAGCTCTTTCAGCGCCTGCACTTTCCGCCACCTTAGTGCACGCAGGAAAAGCTTTTACGGGTACCTCGGATAAACTTAAAAGCGAAGTGACCATTATTATCGATGGCAATAAAATTGCGTCGGTAGAATCTGGCTATAAAACACCTTCAGCATCCGACACGGTTATCGATTTAAAGCACGCCACAGTCATGCCTGGTTTAATGGATATGCATGTTCATCTATCTTCACAGCATGGCGGCCCTCAAACCTATTTAGAGCGTTTTTCGTTAAATGAGGCTGACTATGCGCTTAAAGCTGCTAACTACGCTGAAATTACGTTAGATGCGGGATTTACTACGGTGCGTAATTTAGGGGATGGCTATCATGAAACTGTATCTCTTCGAAATGCGATCAGCAAAGGTTACGCCACCGGCCCGCGTATATTCACGGTAGGAAAGTCAATAGCAACCACCGGCGGGCATGCCGACCCTAGCAACGGGTTATCTCACTTGCTGCGCCCTGACGTTGGCCCTAAACAAGGCGTGGTTAACGGCGAAGTAGAAGCCCGTGAAGCCGTTCGGTCCCGTTATCAAGACGGCGCAGATTTAATTAAAATTACTGCCACCGGCGGGGTATTAAGCGTAGCGAAAAGCGGTCAGAATCCACAGTTCATGACCGATGAACTAGAAGCTATTGTTGAGACGGCAAAAGATTACGGTATGACGGTAGCGGTTCACGCCCACGGCAAAGAGGGCATGAAACGCGCTATCATCGCGGGTGTAGATTCCATTGAACATGGCACCTATATGGATGACGAAGTACGTGACCTAATGAAACAAAAAGGGACTTACTATGTGCCAACGATTTTGGCGGGTAAATTTGTTGCCGACAAAGCCAAGATAGACGGCTACTTTCCTGAGTTAGTACGTCCAAAAGCGGCGGCAATTGGCCCGCTTATTCAAAACACCTTTGAAAAAGCCCATAAAGCAGGCGTAAAAATTGCTTTTGGTACAGACAGTGGGGTTTCTGCACATGGCGACAACGCGCAAGAATTCAGCTTAATGGTTGAAGCCGGTATGTCTGAAGCTGATGCGATTTTAAGCGCCACCGCTAATAGCGCGGCATTGCTGGGTGTTAGCGATACTTTAGGTACATTAGAAGCTGGAAAACTGGCTGACTTGGTGGCCGTAGTAGGTAACCCGTTAGAAAACATATCGCTATTAGAAAGTGTGTCGTTTGTGATGAAAGACGGCAAAATTTACAAACAATAA
- a CDS encoding sterol desaturase family protein, with the protein MTVILFAIPLFILLIAIEILVDKRKKTGHYRANDAITSLSMGVLSRIMAIGHQLIPLTFYILVFNAFALTELSYSPWVWIAAFILYDFFYYWNHRMGHEMSILWAAHVVHHSSEDYNLTTALRQTSGAIFSWVFYLPLALMGFAPEMIITVGALNLVYQFWVHTQHIDKLGWMEKWFVTPSNHRVHHAQNRVYIDKNYGGVFIIWDRLFNTFIPELESDKPVFGIRGALKSFNPFWANAQLYSQLAKDSFYTSRWQDKLRVWFGRTGWRPKDVAERFPFEKAPLSSFKKFHPALAAPVTYYSVAQHVVLLSITVYLLLFIEALSGTHQLILVATIVVMSIQNGFILAGSKLALALEGPRLLIFPLMWLGSGLIIPAAILSGACLVSMIMLVRAVRSSVTLSNMAESVPSEDTDTQVSISS; encoded by the coding sequence ATGACTGTTATCCTTTTTGCCATCCCTTTGTTCATTCTTCTTATCGCCATTGAAATACTTGTCGATAAACGGAAAAAAACAGGTCACTATCGTGCGAACGATGCGATTACCAGTTTAAGCATGGGCGTATTATCGCGAATAATGGCAATTGGGCATCAACTTATACCGCTTACTTTTTACATATTGGTGTTTAATGCTTTTGCGCTTACCGAGCTGAGTTATTCACCTTGGGTATGGATAGCTGCATTTATATTGTACGATTTTTTCTATTACTGGAATCACCGTATGGGCCATGAAATGAGTATTTTATGGGCTGCCCATGTGGTGCATCACTCCAGTGAAGACTACAACCTTACTACCGCATTACGACAAACCAGTGGTGCTATTTTCAGCTGGGTTTTCTATTTGCCTTTAGCGCTTATGGGTTTTGCCCCAGAGATGATAATTACGGTTGGTGCGCTTAACTTGGTATATCAATTTTGGGTTCATACTCAGCATATTGATAAATTAGGTTGGATGGAAAAATGGTTTGTTACGCCTTCGAATCATCGTGTTCATCACGCCCAAAACCGCGTTTATATCGACAAGAATTATGGTGGCGTGTTCATCATATGGGACCGTTTATTCAATACCTTTATTCCAGAGCTAGAAAGTGACAAACCGGTATTTGGCATTCGCGGTGCACTGAAAAGTTTTAATCCTTTTTGGGCGAATGCACAGCTATATAGTCAACTAGCCAAAGACAGTTTTTACACCTCACGTTGGCAAGATAAACTTCGAGTGTGGTTTGGTCGCACGGGGTGGCGTCCGAAAGATGTAGCCGAACGCTTTCCCTTCGAAAAAGCACCACTGTCCTCGTTCAAAAAATTTCACCCGGCATTGGCAGCCCCCGTTACTTATTACAGCGTGGCGCAGCACGTTGTTTTACTGAGTATCACCGTATACTTATTACTTTTTATTGAAGCCTTAAGTGGTACTCACCAGTTAATATTGGTGGCGACAATAGTCGTAATGAGTATCCAAAATGGGTTTATTTTAGCCGGCTCAAAGTTAGCATTAGCGCTAGAGGGGCCTCGACTACTGATATTTCCACTAATGTGGCTAGGGAGTGGGCTTATTATTCCTGCGGCGATATTGAGTGGCGCGTGCTTGGTCAGTATGATCATGCTCGTTAGAGCTGTGCGCTCTAGTGTGACACTTAGCAATATGGCTGAAAGCGTGCCTTCAGAGGATACCGATACTCAAGTATCAATATCATCGTAA
- a CDS encoding AarF/ABC1/UbiB kinase family protein: MAKNTDERKARAVPSSRIGRVGRLGALAGKIAGNVVTNGASQWIKGERPALSALLLTPKNISNIADQLATMRGAAMKLGQLISMDTGDFLPPELATILARLREDADPMPKAQLDATLNAQWGESWHDDLLYFSYAPVAAASIGQVHKVITMDGKMLAAKVQYPGVRKSISSDVDNVATLIKLTGLVPSSLDIGPLLEEAKVQLHQEADYHREASMLTRYKDAVAQHNDTEFSHQFVIPSVHSQLTTDSVLTMDFIEASPLDAAMNAPQETRNRLMTSLFQLFFNEIFGFRLLQSDPNLANYRYKEDTQQWVLLDFGATREVPDDIAMGYQALLQSAASGNKQDMQHAALQIGLINQEHSDAQQDLVVALGMEACEAIREDGPYDFGNSDLLPRLHDKGVALTMQHDFWHTPPVDALFIHRKLGGLYMLAKRLDTQVNMRAAAEPWLKP, encoded by the coding sequence ATGGCAAAAAATACCGATGAACGAAAAGCGCGAGCAGTACCGTCTTCACGTATTGGGAGAGTAGGGCGCTTAGGTGCTTTGGCAGGTAAAATTGCGGGTAATGTTGTTACCAATGGTGCCAGCCAATGGATAAAAGGCGAACGCCCCGCGCTTAGCGCATTGTTGTTAACACCGAAAAACATTTCGAATATTGCCGATCAACTCGCCACCATGCGTGGTGCCGCCATGAAGCTAGGCCAGCTTATCTCTATGGACACTGGCGACTTTTTACCGCCAGAACTCGCGACTATATTAGCAAGGCTGAGGGAAGATGCCGACCCTATGCCAAAAGCCCAATTAGATGCCACGCTAAACGCCCAATGGGGCGAGAGTTGGCATGATGATTTACTGTATTTTTCTTATGCGCCGGTTGCCGCCGCTTCCATCGGTCAGGTACACAAAGTGATTACTATGGACGGGAAAATGCTGGCAGCAAAGGTACAGTATCCTGGTGTACGTAAAAGTATCAGTAGCGATGTGGATAACGTAGCAACCCTCATTAAACTCACAGGTTTAGTACCAAGTTCGTTAGATATTGGCCCGCTGTTAGAAGAAGCTAAAGTTCAACTTCATCAAGAGGCCGACTATCACCGGGAAGCCAGTATGCTAACGCGCTACAAAGACGCGGTAGCGCAGCATAATGATACTGAGTTCTCCCACCAATTTGTTATTCCCAGTGTTCATTCACAGTTAACAACCGACTCTGTGCTAACAATGGACTTCATCGAAGCTAGCCCTCTTGATGCGGCGATGAACGCTCCCCAAGAAACTCGCAACAGGTTAATGACATCCTTATTCCAATTATTTTTTAACGAGATATTTGGCTTTAGGCTGCTTCAAAGCGACCCGAACTTAGCCAACTATCGATATAAAGAAGATACTCAGCAATGGGTATTGCTGGATTTCGGGGCCACGCGAGAAGTACCCGATGATATTGCGATGGGCTACCAAGCACTGCTTCAAAGTGCGGCCAGCGGCAATAAACAAGACATGCAACACGCAGCCCTACAGATTGGCTTAATAAACCAAGAACACAGTGATGCACAGCAGGACCTTGTTGTCGCATTAGGAATGGAAGCGTGTGAAGCTATTAGAGAAGACGGCCCCTATGATTTCGGCAATAGTGATCTGTTGCCAAGACTGCATGATAAAGGCGTAGCATTAACCATGCAGCATGATTTTTGGCACACACCGCCAGTTGATGCTCTGTTTATTCATCGCAAGTTAGGGGGGCTTTATATGTTGGCTAAGCGATTAGATACACAAGTTAATATGCGCGCCGCAGCAGAGCCTTGGCTAAAGCCTTGA
- a CDS encoding YqaA family protein translates to MALGKKVKKKTKQLVDSKHMLTGITFASFLESTIVPVPLEAVMVPLMQARRDKLWLIAFMATLGCVVGALFGYAMGYYLFDLLGQWVIDTFFSQQQFDNVKQQMQNQGFWFVMTLGIAPIPFQVAMLAAGATKFSLGLFLLATVIARAIRYFGLAAVVYFAGNKAERLIKKYKFAAIAVLTVLVIGTWFTVNMLKG, encoded by the coding sequence ATGGCACTGGGTAAAAAGGTAAAGAAGAAAACTAAGCAACTCGTAGACTCAAAACACATGCTTACGGGTATCACGTTTGCGTCTTTTTTAGAGTCGACCATTGTGCCAGTGCCTCTTGAAGCAGTTATGGTGCCCTTAATGCAAGCGCGCCGCGATAAGCTATGGCTAATAGCCTTTATGGCAACCTTAGGCTGCGTGGTAGGCGCATTATTCGGCTATGCGATGGGATACTATTTATTCGATTTGCTAGGCCAGTGGGTAATAGATACCTTTTTCAGCCAACAACAATTCGACAATGTTAAACAACAAATGCAAAACCAAGGGTTTTGGTTTGTGATGACATTAGGCATTGCTCCCATTCCCTTTCAAGTGGCAATGTTGGCAGCAGGTGCCACCAAATTCTCCCTCGGCCTTTTTCTATTAGCGACTGTGATTGCGCGGGCCATCCGTTACTTTGGCTTAGCAGCCGTGGTGTATTTTGCCGGAAACAAAGCCGAACGACTTATTAAGAAATATAAATTTGCCGCCATCGCCGTGCTCACCGTATTAGTAATAGGCACATGGTTTACGGTTAATATGTTGAAAGGCTAG
- a CDS encoding DUF1285 domain-containing protein codes for MDLTRFQQQLKGTSDKARPLPPVEKWNPPFCGDINLTIALDGRWFYEGSPIGRASLVKLFASVLKKEENNYFLVTPVEKVGITVEDVPFLVTEWRFDNDSLELTTQTGDVVSLTSEKQLSLRKPPADLQDTDATPIPYVLVRRNLWARLHQNVYYQLLEHAAEQQKGDETQFVVTSNTIPFVIGAVPT; via the coding sequence ATGGATCTAACTAGATTTCAACAGCAATTAAAGGGCACGTCTGACAAGGCGCGCCCCCTGCCGCCAGTGGAAAAGTGGAACCCTCCTTTTTGCGGCGATATCAATTTAACTATCGCACTAGATGGCCGTTGGTTTTACGAAGGTAGCCCCATAGGTCGAGCAAGCTTAGTGAAGCTATTTGCTTCCGTGCTTAAAAAAGAAGAGAACAATTACTTTCTGGTTACCCCTGTTGAGAAGGTGGGGATTACCGTAGAAGATGTTCCCTTTTTGGTTACCGAATGGCGTTTTGATAACGATAGCTTGGAGCTTACCACGCAAACTGGCGATGTAGTTTCTCTAACCTCGGAGAAACAACTTAGCTTGCGAAAGCCCCCCGCCGACTTACAAGATACTGACGCTACACCCATTCCCTATGTTTTAGTTAGGCGCAACTTGTGGGCGCGTTTGCATCAGAACGTTTATTACCAACTGCTTGAGCACGCGGCCGAGCAACAAAAAGGTGATGAAACGCAATTTGTGGTTACCTCGAACACTATTCCTTTCGTTATTGGCGCCGTGCCCACCTAA
- the pyrE gene encoding orotate phosphoribosyltransferase: MKAFQRSFIEFAIERGVLKFGEFTLKSGRVSPYFFNAGLFNSGGDLAKLGRFYADALVDAGVEFDVLFGPAYKGIPIATTTAVALADRHHRDVPYCFNRKEAKTHGEGGNLVGSPLEGRIMLVDDVITAGTAIRESMTLIEQHKASLSGVLIALDRQERGKGKLSAIQEVERDFGTTVIAIVTLADVVTYLTEQDNMASEIKAINTYRETYGI, from the coding sequence ATGAAAGCGTTTCAGCGCAGTTTTATTGAATTTGCCATTGAACGTGGTGTACTTAAATTTGGTGAGTTCACCTTAAAGTCTGGCCGTGTAAGCCCATACTTTTTTAACGCGGGGTTATTTAACTCTGGCGGCGACTTAGCAAAGTTGGGGCGCTTTTATGCCGATGCATTAGTGGATGCTGGGGTTGAATTCGACGTACTGTTCGGCCCTGCTTACAAAGGCATTCCTATTGCTACAACGACTGCGGTAGCCTTAGCCGATAGACATCATCGTGATGTGCCTTATTGCTTTAACCGCAAAGAGGCGAAAACTCACGGAGAAGGCGGCAATTTAGTAGGTAGTCCGCTGGAAGGTCGCATTATGTTAGTTGATGATGTGATTACAGCAGGTACGGCTATTCGTGAGTCTATGACTTTGATAGAGCAGCACAAAGCGAGCTTATCTGGTGTGCTTATTGCTCTAGATAGGCAAGAGCGCGGTAAAGGTAAGCTGTCTGCTATTCAAGAAGTAGAACGCGATTTTGGAACTACCGTGATTGCTATTGTTACGTTAGCCGATGTAGTGACTTACTTAACCGAGCAAGACAACATGGCGAGTGAAATTAAGGCGATAAATACGTACCGTGAAACCTATGGTATTTAA